The genome window ttttattttttttatggccgagtaatatttcattgtatatatgtaccaaaacatttttatccacttgtctactgttacctgggttgcttccatatcttagctattgtaaataacactgcagtgaacacaggagtGCATAGAGTCTTTTAAATTAGTCTTTgtttaaattataaacaaaatatgggttttggaattttaattttcaagCAGTAGAATGACCTTTTTGTCACTAACATTGTTGTCAATATCTGAAGGTATTTGGCGATTCAATTCAGGAAGCAACCCATTGAAGAATGACAATTTTTCATCAAGAAATAGAAAGAACCACAGTCATCCCACACATTCATCTTTAGAAGAGAATATGGCTCCTACCAAGGCTATCGCAACCACAGGCAAGGGCAGAATTAAAGAACTAATGGAATTCTTGATTCAAGAGGGTTAATTATTGATGTTATGGCCTGAGGTGGGAGGGTGTGAAGAGAATGCTTTTACATGCAGTGATTGTGCATTCAAAGAAAGCACGCATCAGTATTACTTCAGTTGAATAATACCCTGTCATATATATAATGAAGTAATATCAAAAATACCCCATGCACTTGGCTGAACAGTTAGTTCTcagttggattatttttttaaatcagtaactAACTTAGCCCTGTCTATGTGTTTAGGCTTATAGGACACTGTATAATAGGAAATATGTTCTCTGCCCTTAGGGAACTGacattttaaagtgaaataagaataagaaatagcacatcagaaaggaagaaaggaaaagataaaggaaagaaagaacaatgaTAATACTTAAGAGGCTAAATTACACACGTGTACAAGAGATAGATCTAATAGATATGTTCCTGAACACTCtagttaaatttgtttttctttaatcatgCAATTTCACTGATTTTACTACAACTTGATATATACTTGATCTTCTAATTGCATTGTAATTGACTATGACAGCATTCTGACTTCAATTTTCCATCTCTGGACTCATACTCCCTTCATGGGTAATGTTTATAAtatatgcttttctttttaattagttaatttaaaaaattagttcatttaaaaattattatcaagTAGCTAATAATACAGGAAAAGAAATACTCTGTAATTTgaataattcttatatttttctcattttgaaaatTGCCTTCTAAAATGAATTTCACACCTGTAAAGTAAGTTTACACAAAATTACTATATATTTCAATGATTGATTTTTAGTTGATGTATTTCAAGTGTTAAGAAGCAGGGAGCTCTGGGCTGAATTTGAAGGAATGATAGacaagaaggaaaggaagcaTGACTGTCTAAAACACTTttatagttaatttattttttaattttaaatgaatgaggACATCTTAACGTGGGTTCTTTTGTAAAGCTATATTCTTATAGtgtgaattaaaaatgaaatatttgaatggcaattcattaattatttattgTATCCTCAGGATGGATGGTACTTGCACTGGAAAAGTAAAATGGTATGATATGAACCACattgtatttatcttttatttttaggagTTCTTTCCGGCTCCTGTCCCCATAGCTGGATTAAACATGAGAATAGCTGTTATCTATTGAGCACATCCTTAAGTTCCTGGAATGGAAGTAAAAAACAATGCTCTCAACTGGGCTCTAATCTCCTGAAGATAGATAGTTCAAAAGAGTTGGTAAGTGTAGATTTCAGTTCTAATCGTCTGTGGTCTATATTGAGCAGAAAAATAGAGGTAGATTCCAGGTAATGATAATCTTccctaagaaaatataatttttaatattcttcataaTTATAACATGCATTAAGTGGgtaatgtttataatatatatttttatttttaattagttaatataaaaaaataagcacattgtattttaaaacaaaccctTTTAAATACACTGCAAGTTTGCATGACTGTAATAATCAGACCACAAATCATTTCCGTGAGTTtggatttcaatttttaaatttggtgATAAACCATTCTTCCTCATTGTCATTATGAAGAAAAATAGCAGCAATGgcaatatacatttataaatcatttactttttacagatactagaaaaggcaaaaaaagtttaaaaagtaaacttgATATTAAAATGCTTACATAatttgtaagaaaaaagaaacaacagctatttaaaatgaaatatttggtaTCAGCAACAAATATGATAGGAAGTCAGAGAGAAGTCTCTGTGGACataaaacattttacagaaaagatggGACTTATAACGCATCATGAATGAAGGCTAGACTTAGATGGGCTATAAGAAAGATTAACATATATCTAAACAATTTATAATTCCttcattaattttcattattatcaatttttttgtttctgttttgtgttaCCCAACAGTTGTAGTTTACATGGGAATTAATGAAAGTATATGTAtcggaaagaaaaagaaagggacgGGAAGTCTGCCTTTTAGACTTTATTGTATTTGCCCCTATATGTGCTATATTTGTCAACAATTCAAATGTCATCTGAGAAGCATTTCtttgtattctattttttattttagcgagagagggagagagagaaaaagagataagaagcatcaagttgtagttgcagcaatttagtcattcattgattgcttctcatacatgccttgacccctGGGCTCCAACTGAGTCagcgaccccctgctcaagccaatgacctt of Saccopteryx bilineata isolate mSacBil1 chromosome 1, mSacBil1_pri_phased_curated, whole genome shotgun sequence contains these proteins:
- the CLEC7A gene encoding C-type lectin domain family 7 member A isoform X3: MEYRSEVQNLDEDGYTQLDFNSRGITRRPVPSEKGPCAASPSWRSIAVTLGILCFIILAITVVLGTLGIWRFNSGSNPLKNDNFSSRNRKNHSHPTHSSLEENMAPTKAIATTGVLSGSCPHSWIKHENSCYLLSTSLSSWNGSKKQCSQLGSNLLKIDSSKELVSNKNHNAPESLTSQLCMDSYVNIL